The Pyxidicoccus sp. MSG2 DNA segment GATGAAGGGCTCGTCGCCGCACAAGAGCACGCCGCGCGACTTCGCCTGCTCGCGCACCGCGTCCCACTGCGTCTCCGCCACCCACTGCAGCCACGCGTGGTAGCGCACCCGGCGCTCCAGTTCCTTCGACTTCGCGGCCAGCGCTTCCGGCTGGCGGTGCTTCAGGCCCTCCGGCCACTCCCACCAGGGCCGGCGGTCCTCCTGCTCGCTGATGGCGGTGAAGAGGGCATAGCTCTCCAGCCACTCACCCTGGGCGTCGCGCCACAGGCGGAAGGCCTTCGCGCGCTCGGACTGGGGGCCCCAGTGCTGCGCTTCGAAGGTGTCGAAGGCGCGCGCGAAGGCGGCGTCCTTGAGCGGGAAGACCAGGTCGTAGCGCACGCGCGGGGCGGCGCGGGCCTCGGCGAGCTTCTGGCGCTGCTCCCCGGAGAGGGCGGCCTCGCCACCGGAGGCGGTGAACTCCGGCAGCTTCTGCAGGTCGATGAAGAGTGGGTTGAGGCCGAAGGCCGAGCGGGTGGAGTAGGGCGACGGGTCGCCCGGCGCGGTGGGCAGCAGCGGGAGCACCATCAGCAGGCGCTGGCGCGCGGCCTTCATCCAGGCGAAGAGGCCGTCCATGGCGCCGAAGTCGCCAATGCCGAAATCCGTCTGCGAGCGGAGCGAGAAGAGCGGAAGCAGGAGACCGGAGAGCCGGCCAGGTGTGGACATGGTGCGGCGCAATCTGCCCCAGCCCCGCGCCGGTGTGAACTGCTCCGACACCGAGGAGTGCGCGGGGGCTCCGCTGCCTGACGGAACAGACTCCAGGCGGCGCCGCCAGCTGGCCCCGGGTACTATCCGAACGTGAACTGTCTTCCGGAGTCCTTCTACGCGCGGCCCGCGCTCACCGTCGCCCGCGAGCTGCTCGGCACCCTGCTGGTGGTGGAGGGAGGCGGGGTGAAGCGGGTGGGGCGCATCGTCGAGACGGAGGCCTACATCGGCGAGCATGACCTGGCGTGCCATGCCGCCAAGGGCGTCACCCCGCGCACGGAGGTCATGTTCGGGCCGCCGGGGCGGGCCTACGTCTACCTCATCTACGGCATGCACAATTGCTTCAACGTGGTGACGGATGCCGTCGGGGTGGGCGCGGCGGTGCTGGTGCGGGCGGTG contains these protein-coding regions:
- a CDS encoding DNA-3-methyladenine glycosylase → MNCLPESFYARPALTVARELLGTLLVVEGGGVKRVGRIVETEAYIGEHDLACHAAKGVTPRTEVMFGPPGRAYVYLIYGMHNCFNVVTDAVGVGAAVLVRAVEPVEGLAEKERTDGPGRVCKALGLTKAHNRLELFSPALHLLPGEPVPEARVARGPRIGVDYAGVWAAEPFRLWVRDSQHVSRPPKGARKQP